ACACACATCAATCCGTTCACATCAGAAGAACCTGTCCGAAGTGTAGCACTCCGTATCCAGAGGCTGCGTGAGATTGGACAGACAGTCGGAGAGATTGTCGGCGGAGAGCCAATTCGCCCAAGCAACCCGCGTATCGGTGGTATGTACAAGAACATCACACCACGTGCAAAATCAAAACTTTTTGACCTCGCAAAAGAGGGATCAGAACTTGCACGCGAACATATGGAGTTCATGATCACAGTCTTTAAGGACTGGGAGAACCGCCAGACAGCATCTGTTGCATCCGGATATGAAGTCGAAAAGAATGACAAGTTCGGATTCCACGACCAGGGATACATGGCTGTAGATCCACTCTACGCAAGCTCAAACCTTGATGCTGAGCCGATGTGGTTCCCTGAGCGCTGGACAGAAGTTCGGCCGTGGGACTGGTACATGGGAGAACAGGAGATCACACTTGACGATCCAAACTACCCAAACCACGCAACCACACCTGCCGGAAACAAGGCATGGCCACAGATGGAAGCCTGCACTGCGGTTCCTATGTATGACGGTCAGCCAATTGAGGTAGGTCCGCGTGCACGTCTCGCGAAATTCCGCAATTACGACAAGAAAGGTGCAATGGGTCTTCAGATTGCACGCCAGATGGAATATCCTGACTGTCTCTACAGCATGATCGAGGCAATAGATGCAATAGACACATCAGGATCAGTCATTGCAGACGAGATCCCACAGGGTGACGGTTCACTCGGATGGGCAGCAAATGAAGCACCACGCGGTACAGATGTCCACCTTGCAAAGGTAAAGGACGGACGTGTACAGTGGTATTCACTGCTCGTGCCTACGACATGGAACTTCCCGGTATGCAGCCGTGCACTTGAAGGTGCACCATGGCAGCTTGCAGAAGTTATTGTTCGCGCCTACGACCCATGTGTGTCCTGTGCTACACATATGATGGTGGTCGATGAAGAGAAGAAGGTAGTCGCCCAGAAGCTTATTCAGTGAGTCTGATGTTGATGCAGGACTGGTACGCAGAATATATGATTGTCGGATGCGGTAACACGCTACAGACCGATGACGGTTTTGGCCCGGCAGTCATCTCCGAACTGAAAAAACTGAATCTTCCGGAAAATCTAAAGACTCTTGATGCAGGCCTTGCAGGTCCGCATTACCTGTTTACCCTCATGGCTCAGGCCGATATAACCGTTAAAAAGATGGTTATACTCGACATCATGGACTTTGGCGGAAAACCAGGTGAAATCACAAGAGTTACTCCGGATCTGCTCGCTCCCGGAGCTTACACTGACCCACATTCCTGGGGCCTTAAAGAACCACTTCAGGTGTTAGCAGAGAGAACAGAAATAGTAATCTTTGGGTGCCAGCCGGAAAGCATTGACATTTCCCAGATTGAAAATGAGGCAGAAGATGCCGAATTCTGGGTCACTGAATCTGTCAGGGAGGCCATTCCCAAAGCAGTGCAGCTTGCATTAGCTGAAGTAGGAGTGGATTATGGGACTACTATCACGTCTCAAAGAGATCTTCACAGGGAAAGAGGAGGAAGAGGTCAGGAAGCCTGAAGTTCCGGTTATAAAAAAGGAAGAGGAGATTCCAAAAACAGTGGAAGAACCTGCTCCTGAACCGGTAGTGAAAGCACCTGCCGAAAAACCTGCAGAAAAACCCAAAGATGTGGAGATTCACCAAACGCTGGATGGAGATAAAAAGGAGGAAAAGCCTGTGGCAAATAAAATAACAGTTGGGCACGTACACATGTCCGGATGTACCGGATGTCTCGTGTCACTTGCAGACAATTATGAAGGCCTCTTCAAGATTCTTGATGATTATGCAGACCTCGTCTACTGTCTGACATTAGCAGATGTCAGGCACATCCCTGAAATGGATGTTGCACTTGTAGAAGGTTCAGTATGTCTTCAGGACGAGACTTCAGTTAGAGAGATCAAAGAAACAAGAGAGAGGGCAAAAGTTGTTGTTGCTCTTGGAGGATGTGCAGCATACGGAAACATCACAAGATTCTGCCGTGGCGGTCAGTGGAACCAGCCGCAGCACGAGTCATATGTCCCAATCGGGGACCTTATTGATGTCGATGTAGTCATACCATCATGCCCTCCGGGTGCAGAGTCAATCAGAAATGTATGTGTAATGGCATACCTGCTTCTTCAGGGAACTGACGAGCAGAAAGAGCTTGCAGCAGCATACTTAAAGCCACTCATGGACCTTGCAAAGCGTGGTACAGAGGCATGCGGATGTGACCTCATGTATGATGTCATAAACCAGGGCCTCTGTATGGGATGCGGTACATGTGCAGCAAGCTGCCCAGTACGTGCAATCACAATGGAATACGGCAGACCTGCCATCGACCGCGATATGTGTATCAAATGCGGAGCATGCTATGCACAGTGCCCACGCAGTTTCTTCAACTTCGATGTCATCAACCAGTTTGAGGGCATAATGGAAGCAATTGATGGTGCAATGGGCAAGGGAGGTGAGTGAAATGGTGCTCGGAAACTATAAATCAGTGATCTCAGCCCGTGCAGCAGATGCAGAAATTCTCAAGCGCTCGCAGGACGGCGGTATCGTAACCCAGCTCTTTGCATACGCACTTGAAGAAGGCATTATTGACGGGGCAATCGTTGCCGGACCAGGCGACGAGCCATGGAAGCCGGAACCTGTTGTAGCAACAACAAGGGCAGAGCTTCTTGCAGCACGCGGCACCCGTTATACAATCAGCCCGAACATGATGCTCATCAAGGAAGCAACACGTTCATACGGTCTTGACAAAGTAGGTATTGTAGGAACACCATGCCAGATGCAGGCACTCAGAAAGGCACAGCTTTACCCAATGGCTATGCGCAAAGTTCCTGACAAGATTGCTCTTGCAATCGGAATCTTCTGCATGGAGAACTTCCCGTACCAGGGTCTTGAGGCAATCGTCGAGGACCACTGCAATGTAAAGATGGAGTCCGCAGACAAGATGGATATCGGAAAGGGCAAGTTCTCTGTATATACAGAGCGCGGTGCAATTTCACAGATACCACTCAAGGCTACACACAAATACGAACAGCCAGGATGCCACGTATGTCTTGACTACGTTGCAAACCTTGCAGATGTCTCAACCGGATCAGTAGGAAGTCCGGACGGATGGAGCACAGTCTTTGTCCGCACAAAGAACGGAGAAAATGTCTGGTCAAAAGCAATTGACGCCGGATACTTCGAGACAAAGGACATCGCATCTGTAAAGCCAGGCCTTGACCTTGTAACAAAACTTGCAACCGACAAGATCGACAAGAACAAGAAATCTGTCGAAGCACGTGCAACCTTTGGTGTAAACAAAGGCCTGCGCAACCCATACATCTAATTTTTTTCTTTTTTTCAGATTTAAGGTATATTCTGCCGGCACTGCAATTATCATGCAATATTCACAGAATACGGACAGTGTAATTATCCGGAATTATGGCAGAACAGAAATGTGACTCATACGACAGACACCCTGCCGACTGAATACTAAAAAGTCACCCATGAGCCTGCGGGTTCACAGATGATGAATGAAACAGTGTATTGTTTCATAGGAGATAAATAAAAAGTTTTGCTGTTTCATGAGAGAAATTTATTGAACATT
The sequence above is a segment of the Methanoplanus limicola DSM 2279 genome. Coding sequences within it:
- the frhA gene encoding coenzyme F420 hydrogenase subunit alpha, yielding MSKVVEVSPTTRHEGHTKLVLKVNDEGIIERGDWLSLTPVRGIEKLAIGKSMHQAPKISSRVCGICPIAHTLAGIEAMEGSIGCEIPDDAYLLRIILQCANRLSSHALHNILSLPDMYLPGTDTHINPFTSEEPVRSVALRIQRLREIGQTVGEIVGGEPIRPSNPRIGGMYKNITPRAKSKLFDLAKEGSELAREHMEFMITVFKDWENRQTASVASGYEVEKNDKFGFHDQGYMAVDPLYASSNLDAEPMWFPERWTEVRPWDWYMGEQEITLDDPNYPNHATTPAGNKAWPQMEACTAVPMYDGQPIEVGPRARLAKFRNYDKKGAMGLQIARQMEYPDCLYSMIEAIDAIDTSGSVIADEIPQGDGSLGWAANEAPRGTDVHLAKVKDGRVQWYSLLVPTTWNFPVCSRALEGAPWQLAEVIVRAYDPCVSCATHMMVVDEEKKVVAQKLIQ
- the frhD gene encoding coenzyme F420-reducing hydrogenase, FrhD protein, encoding MLMQDWYAEYMIVGCGNTLQTDDGFGPAVISELKKLNLPENLKTLDAGLAGPHYLFTLMAQADITVKKMVILDIMDFGGKPGEITRVTPDLLAPGAYTDPHSWGLKEPLQVLAERTEIVIFGCQPESIDISQIENEAEDAEFWVTESVREAIPKAVQLALAEVGVDYGTTITSQRDLHRERGGRGQEA
- the frhG gene encoding coenzyme F420 hydrogenase subunit gamma, with the translated sequence MGLLSRLKEIFTGKEEEEVRKPEVPVIKKEEEIPKTVEEPAPEPVVKAPAEKPAEKPKDVEIHQTLDGDKKEEKPVANKITVGHVHMSGCTGCLVSLADNYEGLFKILDDYADLVYCLTLADVRHIPEMDVALVEGSVCLQDETSVREIKETRERAKVVVALGGCAAYGNITRFCRGGQWNQPQHESYVPIGDLIDVDVVIPSCPPGAESIRNVCVMAYLLLQGTDEQKELAAAYLKPLMDLAKRGTEACGCDLMYDVINQGLCMGCGTCAASCPVRAITMEYGRPAIDRDMCIKCGACYAQCPRSFFNFDVINQFEGIMEAIDGAMGKGGE
- the frhB gene encoding coenzyme F420 hydrogenase subunit beta — translated: MVLGNYKSVISARAADAEILKRSQDGGIVTQLFAYALEEGIIDGAIVAGPGDEPWKPEPVVATTRAELLAARGTRYTISPNMMLIKEATRSYGLDKVGIVGTPCQMQALRKAQLYPMAMRKVPDKIALAIGIFCMENFPYQGLEAIVEDHCNVKMESADKMDIGKGKFSVYTERGAISQIPLKATHKYEQPGCHVCLDYVANLADVSTGSVGSPDGWSTVFVRTKNGENVWSKAIDAGYFETKDIASVKPGLDLVTKLATDKIDKNKKSVEARATFGVNKGLRNPYI